A region of the Ranitomeya variabilis isolate aRanVar5 chromosome 5, aRanVar5.hap1, whole genome shotgun sequence genome:
TGTATAAGGGGGCAGGTGGTAGCTGCTGTATACGGGGATGTGTGGTAGTGATCTGGTCTGGAAACTAGTCATataagggtctggtctggggtctgtatttcgaGGCCTGGTGTAATTTAGGGTCTCTGTAGCGCAGTGCTAAAGGTTTCAGTCCGGGCACAGCCCTCGGGTTTTATAAAGATGAAGATTCCACCTCTGCAGGTTGTAGTGACATTTCCTTCACAACTGGGAGCGTTCACCTTCTATAATGCCACATTCTCCTGCGACAGCTGAACCGGTTGGGGCACATTCAGAAGCTATAAAACCAAAAGGAGCCCCCAAACAGCGAAAAGAGCAGAGACGAGCGGCCACCGAGAAGGTAAAGTACCATCTCGTACTCCTAGTCTACTGATAAGTCATCAATACTGAGAGATGTCACCTCCAGTGTCACTAATATCAGGagagcgatgatgtcactgctgtataatatgactgatatctggggagcggtgatgtcactgctgtataatgtaactgatatctggggagcggtgatgtcactgctgtataatataactgatatctggagagcggtgatgtcactggtgACGTGCATATAGTCCTGTAATAAGTATGTGCCCCCCTAAGTCATTGTGTTCGCAGCTGAGCTTCTTTTACACAGGACATAAGGATGATAATGATGGAAATGACCAGTATTGAGCACCCATGATTTTGGGGCAGTATGTGGCCCTACAGAGGTGACTGGCTGGAGCACAATTTTTTGGATTTCTTTCTCTAATCATGGACAGTGGTGGTCTCCTGTCCCCCGCATGTATTATGTGTGTCGTGTAATCATGGACAGTGGTGGTCTCCTGTCCCCTGCATGTAGGTATTATGTGTGTAATGTAATCATGGACAGTGGTGGTCTCCTGTCCCCAGCATGTAGGTATTGTGTGTCCTGTAATCATGGACAGTGGTGGTCTCCTGACCCCCTCAGGTAGATATTCTGTATGTCCTGTAATCATGGACAGTGGTGGTCTCCTGACCCCCTCAGGTAGGTATTATGTATGTCCTGTAATCCTGGACAGTCGTGGTCTCCCGTCCCCCGCTTGTAGGTAATGTGTGTCCTGTAATCGTGGAAAGTGATGGTCTTCTGTCCCCCGCATGTAGGTATTATGTGTCATGTAATCATGGACAGTGGTGGTTTCCTGTCCCCCGCATGTAGGTATTATGTGTCATGTAATCATGGACAGTGGTGGTGTCGTCCCCCGTTTGTAGGTATTGTGTCCTGTAATCATGGACCGTGGTGGTCTCCTGTCCCCCACATGTAGGTATTGTGTGTCCTGTAATCAAAGATAGTGGTGGTCTCATGTCCCCCGCATGTAGGTATTATGTGTGTGGAGAAATGGAGGGTCGGCGGGCGCCCAAGTCTGCTAGCCGaacccgcatggaccagggatcgtctcgCCTAACGCCCGCTCTCCCGTTAAACGTGGGCATAACGATACTCAGAAaacacagggttagggtaaaacagtgcggcagtactttattgaaccacaacacacaatagcaaacagagcaatcccagcaattacccccaagatggtgcacattacagggtcccACCCTTTtgctgactcaccgggataatggtagatgttacatcAGAGCTCCTAGAGTCGATGTaacacctgtgatacacacacagagaagaggtaacgacaagcgtagggagatgacagagaacagtccatagagtctgcacaaggtccaaagccagttgacacgagagtcaccacctggcttatccgacCATTTTCATTGAACCAGGCGACCAGTGGGTCccaaaacctggctttctccaaacatatccatggttcagagatggtctttgGATCAGATctctgtccttccaaccggagccatcCTGCAGTCCTGTCTCTGCATCCGTTGTGTGTTTTGCAGAATGTTAGGCTGGTAGCTCAGTGTTACTTCAGTTGAAGTGATGAGATCTGATTCTTTTTATACacgaggcatgtaagctatttttagaattacccagtgtccttcagtccacttCGCAGCCTTTTCCTATCTGccttcgaagtcaacaaactggttacAGAATATaatacacaattagcatatcagcacacaataaacaaagataaacacacactatgtacaagtcactattacagacttacacagtgtgttaaatggtatatcagtttgcaagtctgtcttattgacccaccagacataaacacttaaatccacaagccaatatacagataaaaagtcaattctttCTTGGTTtgtaaaaacatggttgtctgggaaattaaggtacaatctggtttcttcacaatgtgTGTCCTGTAATCATGAACAGTTGTGGGCTCCTGTCCCTCGCATGTAGGTATTATGTGCGTCCTGTAATTATGGACAGTGGTGGCCTCCTGTCTCCCTTATGTAGGTATTATGTGTGTCCTATAATCCTGCACAGTGGTCTTCTGTCCCCCACATGTAGGTATTATGTGTTCTGTAATCATGGACAGTGGTGGTTTGCTGTCCACCCGAATTTAGGCATTGTGTCCTGTAATCCTGGACAGTGGTGGTCTCCTTTCCCCCGCATGTAGGTATTCTGTATCCTGTAATTATGTGACTTGAGCGGTGGTCACAGCATTCTGCAGGTCTCTTCCATTACTTTTCCACCAGGGCAAGTCTCCTCCATTCCTGATCCCCCAGAGCAGGGCCTTCTCCACTTTCAGAGCATTGTTGACCATTTGACGTTTTTCTTCATTCTTCTCCAGACTTATCGTGGTCAGGTTCAAGGATTCCGGAATACAGCGACCACACTGAAGACAGTTCCACCAGGCTACTCCAGGGCGGAGTCTCCTCTCTACACTTTGTCTGCGCCAACATCTGAAGGTTAGTGATCAGCAAGGGGGGCACTTATTTATTCCATATGAGGAAAACCATTTTAGAGAGTCACATCCTAGAAGAAAATAATGAATGGGGCGGGAGTTACCATCATCTTTACATCTTTCAAGCACTGGGGGCAGCACTGAGCCCACTCATTTGTTTCCTCTGCCATTACAGATGATGCAGGGGGCTGCCATTCAGACCGTCTCGGTCCAGCCAGTGGCACTCGCTCAGACCATGACCACAGTCACTCAGCTAGCCCCAAACAACTGGAGCTCCGGCCTGTGCGACTGCTGCGAGGACATGGGGATATGTAAGTACTTCTATGAAGGAGAGCTCCGGACACAACGCTGCCCCCCCAACTACTGTGTGACCCACTGTCACGCtcgtgccctgactggtgggcgtgagctcagggggtttgtggccccactgtgccacgaaccagactaccctggaaggggcgtaactatgacagctgccttggtcttcactggagcctctgatggtgaggtcaggcttgtgcggcaggcagctgccacgtgctactccagggtggtgtctggctgtggctgatgatcccacatgggaaacaggaacaccaggattggtgcgggcatcaggcaggactagcagaagagcatggatgaaactcagatgagtaggctggcacggctgagacacggaGCTGGCAGAGACAAAGGGctcgcaggtacggcagagacacagggctggctggtGTGGTGAATGAAGGAACagattgggacctgttcacacaggagaaccgcaaggctgcgggtaggagcggtagagcagcaagagatagcataacaacagaagctaagcagagcggaactgcaaggaatgcggagaggagctgcagcaagagattactgcagcaacaggagcagagcagagtagaacggagcagaaccgcaggagtgtggagcagaggtaaagctgcaagagagacaagggtagaaccacaaagtgcagagccaagagcagagtgaaggcacagattgcagagacaagagcaaagcaaggtcgccgagtgcggagccgagagcagagcagagaggcactgcagggaaagaaaccacagacaaggaggcagagataggacaaagttcagagaaggtaatggaacaagacaaggtacaagaacaaagacacagggaccaggatattcagcctcctggagggcagacaaactagatacaaggcaaagcaaggagaacagccttcagagaaggcaagacacaaagcaaggcctggcagctcagaagcaaaacacaaactgagttaacacattgcacaggcccagtccactgggtggagctgcactaaatactggaggcctcttggtaattggtcaggaacagattagacaggtgcacctgattcctataagaatcagagagttcaggtgccgcccccccatgcacacagccaggaagcatgcagagagcagaggcacagaatatggaactggcaagaaacagaaaccacatcatgacctggagcagtgggtaagagtgtgagagatgagaggccatgccgtgatgccagcagagttgctaTACCCCTGACCTATGACAGAGGCAACATCCGACATTGCATAACCAGTACCTCATcatgacaacctgcctgtatataATGTGAGTGGTTGTCAGCCCCGCCCACTTGGCCCTAAAATCTTCCTCTCTTCTGCTCGCAGGCTGTTTTGCTTTCTGGTGTTTCCCCTGTTTCGAGTGCACCACGGCCAGTGATTTCGGCGAGTGCCTGTGTCTCCCACTTCTCGAGTGCGGCAGTAACGGCTACTGCCCGATTGTGTCTCTGGCAATGAGGACCGCCGTCAGAGAGCGCTACAAGATCCCGGTATGTACCCCTTCGTCCAACCCGGTGGCCTCTTCTGGGAGGGGGTCTGGTAGCATCGTATTTCTAGCAATGATAAGATTATATGCGTCCCTCTTCACGGGAGCTGCCGGCCTGCCCATCTGAGCTCAGTCAATACCGCCAGCTGCCCCTGTGCTGTGCCCAATCCCATTCACCTGGTCTATGGCTGCTGTCACCCCCGAAATTGCACACATAGGATGCCCATGGTGCCGCACTGACCCCTCTCTTCTCTGCACAGGGCTCCATCTGCAATGACTGCTGCACCGTCTGCTGGTGCTTATCCTGCTCCTGGTGCCAGATGGCTCGTGAGATCAAGAAACGCAAGCAGCATGTCAGCTTCGTCACTGCCCACACCAACATTATTGGGGCGCCCCTAATGCAAGCCCAAAATATCACTGTGCAATCAGAATTAAAATAGTAGCCCCTACAAGAAGCATGACCTAATGCGAGGACAACCCCACACCGAGAGCAACGCCATCGGCACATGGTGCATGAGGTCCAACCCAACATTGATGGCAACTCCACAAGGTCCAACTCAACGCTGCCTGGTGCAAGAGGTCCAAGCCAAATCCACGTGGTGAACGAGGTTGAACCCAATGCCACCTGGTGAACAAAGTCCAACCCAATACTGAGTGCAACTCTATGAGGTCGAACCTAAAGCAACCGGCACCTGGTGCATGAGATCCAATCCAACCCAACTCAGAGAGCAACTCCATGATGTCCAACCCAAAGACATGGCACCTGATGCATGAGGTCTAATTCAACCAGCTCCAGCTACAATGAAGGACAGGCAGCTCcagggagaggtggctggagataatCAAAGATTTTCCACTAGGCATCTGAACCTGACAGAGGAAGGTCTGACTTGTGGTGGTCATCTTCTTTTCAGAAGAGCTAAAACCCAACATTTCCCCACATCTGGCAGCAGAAGAAAGTGCCCTGTAAGTCCTGAGGAACTTCTTGTACAAAGGTCTGTAAGACATCATGGCAGGCACGGTACTAACTAAGGAACAGGAAAGTTAGAAGGAAACTCTGTTCAGTGCCCAATTCCCTCTCCCACTGCTCCCCAGGTGATGCAGTAATTGGGACGCCCATCTGACCAACGGGAGAAAAGAGGAAGGGATGTCCAGCCATACCCACAAAGGTTAAATTCAGGTGCCAGGGGTCAGTACCTTCCTCTTTCTCCCGGCTGACCCCTGGAAGCTATTGCCTGTTCAACCCATCTAGGCCTGTCTGTGTTTACATTACGGGACTGGTGGGAGGGGGGGAAGCCACTGTTTACGACACACCAGTCTCCGCAGTCTCAGATTTCTGCCCTATATGACATTTTCTAGAACACACTTTAGTGCACACCCCTCATCTTGTAAAACGTCACCACTGGCTATACCTTTTATATTAGTGTTTGTAAGACAGCACCATAGGTTAGATCTCTAAAATGAAGCTTTCTAGAATGTCACCACAGGGTGTGCCATTACCTAAGGCGTTGCCGCAGGTTGCGCCTCTCACGTTGCAGGACGTCACCATGGATCAGGCCCAGCACCACATAGGACGTCACAATGGGTCATGCCCCTCACCTTGTAGGATCTTGCCGTATGTCACGCCCCACTCTTCGTAGGACGTTACTGTGGATCACATCCCTCACCTTGTAGGACATCACTGCAGGTTGTACTCCcgtgtagtgatgagcaagtatactcgttgcttggatttctccgagcatgctcgggtggtctctgagcatttgtgagtgctcagagatttagttttcgttgccgcagctgcatgatttgcagctgctagacagcttgaatacatgtggggattccctaacaaccaggcaaaccccacatgtactcaggctggctaggagctgtaaattatgcagctgcatccacaaaaactaaatctccgagcactcacaaagacCACAAGAGCATTGTGCTccagaaaaccagagcaacgagtatactcgctcatcactactcccatGTAAAGCTCTGAAGGTTatgttccttgtgttgtacaatgtcACCAGGGGTTACACCCTAATATAAATTTCTATTACAATATTTGTTCAAATGGAAACTGATCTCAATAAAGGTCATTAATCTGAAACATGACACCCGCTCTTGTGTAGTGTCTTCCCCCTGATCCCCCATTCACATCCTGGTACAGTGACCACCGTAAGAGGAATTGAGGTAAAATGTTGAAGGACACATTACAAGCACTGGCATAAGTCTGATGGAGACCCCATAGCGTGTGTTGTCCAGCTCTTCCCGTCTGGGTTCTTTAGTTGTCCCTGGCTCATGCTTTCATGGGTCTTCGAATAGTGGTACATACAGTCCACGCAGGAGTAAGGGTTATCAAAGGGCAGGAAACTGCTCCTGAGAAAGCAGTAGCCCTCAATATATGGTCCAATAAACACCTGAGGAGGGGAGCTTCTGCTTCCCCTTCCCTCAGACCCCAGCGACCACCAGGTGTGCAGGACTCATGGGCAGGACATGGTCAGGCTTCCTTCCTCTATTGTGAGCATCACCAACCCTGACATTTCTCTTCTATATATAGACTGTCCTTGCACAAGTTCTTGCCTGCAGGGTTGATGAGAGTGGTGGCACCAGCTGGACCGGAGAGCGCAGTCAAAGATGCCTTTGCTTTGCCATCAGCGTGTTCTTCTTTCACAACCTCTGAGAAATTTTAGTTCCATTTCCTTGAGTTCTGTGACCGGTGACTTCCCATAGAATAGGGTGAGTTTACATCAAGACCTTCCTCATCAGTCCATGCCTTCCCTGGGTCACACACTAACACAAGACGCCACCAAGCTTTCCTGAGCACCTGATAGGTGCTTTCCTGGAACTCTGCCATACACAGGGGAACATAGCCAGGATAACATCCCTCCCCAGGTCTGTGAGGACTTCACAGCAGAAACAAACAAACTTAGTACATTTTCGATTTAATATGCAAAAAGTACAGCACTTAAAAAAAGATGAAGTAATAAAGACAAACAGGCAGAATGAGTCTAAAAAAATAGTCTGACAACAGACACGGCTTATGAACGTGAGAACTTCTGGCGGAGAAAGCCGTGGGAAATATAGACAGATCTGCCATACTTGTTGCTTCTCCTGGGGTCTGACAATGGTATTGGGTGGAGGAGATGTTATATAGGGCCTCACCAGACCCCTCAATCCTTCCTCAACTGAGGTCAGACAAGGGGGCTTAGATTCTAATCCAGTTTTAGCCCTCCAAGGAACCTCCTAGAGAAACCATCTGGCTATCGTCTTACTGACCATCCTTCCAGCGTCCCATACAGACCACACATGACAGATCCATAATTTGGGGAGATATCGCACTCCTGTGGGTTGTTACCATCTACCATCACTTTTGTGAATTTACCCGCAGATGTGAAGATGCTCCCTGATCATGGATGGATCTATCGATTGGGTCAAACTTGGATTCTACAGATCTGGCATGGAAAATATTATGCTTCCATGGTCACGTGAGGCATTGGATATGCAGTTGGGGTAGGATCAGTCACTGTGCATTGATTCACACCTCTTTAGTAATCAGGCTGCACACAGTCACACTTCGTTACTACACAACCAGTGGCCAGTGGTTACTGTCTCTGTGTgcgctccatgtctgccatccatcaGATAACCTGCTTCACTTATGTGTTCACAGCGAGGAGTGCAGCCTGTGATCCAACGCCTCCGATATGTAGAACTATAACCATTTATGACACCAAACCTTGTTTCGAAGCCAGAGTCGGGATGAATCATCTGCTGCTGGTAACAGTGCAGGAACCACCATGGAGCAGTGTAAAAATGACAGTCGTAATTGCTGCTGCGTGTGACGGACAGACAGGAGCGTATTCATGATAGCAGAAGTGCTCCGCTCAGGAGAGAGAAGCCCACGGCAGAGTATGGCTGCGATGCTCTGGAGCTGGGCACTTCTAAGAGGTCTTAGGGGCTGGACCCCCAACAATCTGCTCAGAATTAGAGGGATCCTATCAGATGATTTATGCTGCCAAACTGCGAGAGCCATGAATGGCGGCACAACTGCAGAgagctgtatttttttttattgaaggcTCCAACACTTCAGAGAAGATATAGTTAGAAAAAACGTCCAGGAACAATAGCTGGAAACCAGACCAGTCCAGCACTTCCCCAAGCCGGCTTCTCCCAGCACTGATACAGATGAGTGTCAGGAAACATGAAGAATTTCTtattatttcaattacacatacaaaagctctcagctgcagtttcctctgcctgtatgtgcctgtgtgcgatttcacgccccctccctctcccctgctatacagctgtaatgtgagaccagcgcgCCAGCAGCCTCACTGAGGAGTTTTATGGCCTTAAactgaaagtacaagtagaagc
Encoded here:
- the LOC143774154 gene encoding uncharacterized protein LOC143774154, with the translated sequence MPHSPATAEPVGAHSEAIKPKGAPKQRKEQRRAATEKTYRGQVQGFRNTATTLKTVPPGYSRAESPLYTLSAPTSEDDAGGCHSDRLGPASGTRSDHDHSHSASPKQLELRPVRLLRGHGDMLFCFLVFPLFRVHHGQ